One Urechidicola croceus genomic window, ATAAATATTCCAAATTATTCCTTGGACAAAAATTTTATGTTCGTACATAGCAATTAAACTACCTAAATTCTTAGGGGTTAATTTTTTAATTAGTATTGTATTTGTTGGTTTATTACCTTCAAAAACTTTAAATGGAAGTAGTTTTTCAATTTGATTGAATTTACCTTGATGTTTTAAATCTAAATGAGCTTCTTCTCTAGTTTTACCTTCAGCTAATGCTTGAGTTTGAGCATAAAAGTTCGCCATTAATTTGTTATGATGTTCTTCATTTGCATACAATGATTTTTCAAAACCAATAAAATCAGCAGGTATTAATTTTGTACCTTGATGAACTAATTGCATATAAGCATGTTGGGCATTTGTACCAGCGCTTCCCCAAATAATACTACCTGTTTGGTAATTAACTCTATTTCCATTTCTGTCAACTGATTTACCATTACTTTCCATAATAGCTTGTTGTAAGTAAGCGGAAAGTTTATTTAAATACTGAGAATAAGGAAGTATTACTTCAGTTTCACTACCGAAAAAGTTGTTGTACCAAACTCCTATTAATGAAAGAATTACTGGGATATTTTTTTCAAAAGGCTCATTTTTGAAATGTTCGTCCATTTCTGAAGCTCCAACAAGTAGTTGGTTAAAATTTTTAAATCCTACTGCTAAACTAATAGATAAACCTACAGTACTCCATAGTGAAAAACGACCACCAACCCAATTCCACATTGGAAAAATGTTATTACTGTCAATGCCAAATTCAGCAACTGATTTTAAATTTGTAGAAACCGCAACAAAATGTTTTCCAATTGCTTTTTCATCGGCAGAATTTAAAAACCATTTTCTAATAGTTTGTGCATTTGTCAATGTTTCTTGCGTAGTAAATGTTTTTGATACAATTACAAAAAGCGTAGTTTCAGGATTTAAGTTTTTTATTACTTCTTGTACATGGTCGCCATCAATATTTGATACAAAATGAATATTTAAATGATTTTTGTAATATTTTAAAGCATCAACTACCATATCTGGCCCTAAGTCAGAACCACCAATACCTATATTAACTATATCCGTAATTTTTTTACCAGTATGACCTTTCCAATCACCAGAAATTATTTTGTTTGAAAATGCCTCAATTTTTTTGAGTGTTTTCTTAATTTCAGGAAGTATATTTTTACCATCAACAATAATTTCATTATTACTTTGACTTCTTAACGCGGTATGTAAAACGGCTCTTTCTTC contains:
- the pgi gene encoding glucose-6-phosphate isomerase, whose amino-acid sequence is MALKNVNPTKTTAWSKLEQNFEEVKNIHLRTFFNENLNRKEDFSINFNDFLIDFSKNRISKDTLTLLLELVEEVDLKDAISKYFGGDIINETEERAVLHTALRSQSNNEIIVDGKNILPEIKKTLKKIEAFSNKIISGDWKGHTGKKITDIVNIGIGGSDLGPDMVVDALKYYKNHLNIHFVSNIDGDHVQEVIKNLNPETTLFVIVSKTFTTQETLTNAQTIRKWFLNSADEKAIGKHFVAVSTNLKSVAEFGIDSNNIFPMWNWVGGRFSLWSTVGLSISLAVGFKNFNQLLVGASEMDEHFKNEPFEKNIPVILSLIGVWYNNFFGSETEVILPYSQYLNKLSAYLQQAIMESNGKSVDRNGNRVNYQTGSIIWGSAGTNAQHAYMQLVHQGTKLIPADFIGFEKSLYANEEHHNKLMANFYAQTQALAEGKTREEAHLDLKHQGKFNQIEKLLPFKVFEGNKPTNTILIKKLTPKNLGSLIAMYEHKIFVQGIIWNIYSFDQFGVELGKELAHKIYANQ